The genomic window CCGGCGTGCACGATCCGGTCGGCCGAGTGCCCGCCCTCGCGGGTGAGCAGCAGCCGGCCCGACGGGTCGCGGTCGAAGGCGGCGCCCCAGTCGATGAGCTGGTGCAGCCGGCCCGGGCCCTCGGTCACCAGCGCGGCGACGGCGTCGGGCTCGCACAGCCCGACGCCGGCGACCTCGGTGTCGCGCGCGTGCGCCTCCGGGGTGTCGGCCGGGTCGAGCACGGCGGCGATCCCGCCCTGCGCCCAGCGGGTCGAGCCGTCGTCGACCCGGACCTTGGTGACGACGGCGACCGACAGGCCCGCCGCCCGCGCGTGCAGCGCGACGCACAGGCCCGCGACGCCGGAGCCGACGACGCAGACGTCGGCCGTCAGCTCCCACCCGGGCGCCGGGGCGGCCAGCCGGGTGGGGAGACCGACCACCGGATCGGCCGCCAGGGAGGTCACCGGACGGGGACGCCGAGGTCGCTGCGCCGCTGGTCGGTCGCGCCGGGCACCGGCGCGGAGGGGTCGCCGCCCAGCTCGACGACGCGGTTGGCGCCGTCGACGTGCACGACCCTGGGGATGTGGCTCTTGGCCTCGGTCTCGTCCATCAGGCCGTAGCTGATGAGGATGACCAGGTCGCCGGGGTGGACCAGGTGCGCGGCGGCGCCGTTGATGCCGATGACCCCGGTGCCCCGCTGCCCGGGGATGACGTAGGTCTCCAGCCGCGCGCCGTTGGTCACGTCCACGATCGCCACCTGCTCGCCGGGGATGAGGTCCGCGGCGTCGAGCAGGTCCTCGTCGACGGTCACCGAGCCGACGTAGTGCAGGTCGGCCTGCGTCACCGTCGCCCGGTGGATCTTGGACTTGAGCATCGTGCGCATCATCGGGGCTCTCCGTGGGGCTGGGTCGGGCGGGTGAGTGTGACCGCGACGTTGTCGAGGAGTCGGGTGCTGCCGGCGCGGGCGGCCAGCAGGAGTCGGGCGGGGCCGGCCACCGGCGGGGGCCCAGGTCGGGGTCGGTCAGCTCGAGGTAGTCGGGCACCAGCTCCGGCGCGGTCGCGAGGACCTCGCGGGCGGCGGCGAGGACGGCGTCGGCGCCGCGCGGGCCGGCGTCCGCCCCGGCGCGCAGCGCCCTGCTCAACGTCGCGGCGCGGGCGCGCTCTCCCGGCGCCAGGTAGCGGTTGCGGCTCGACAGCGCCATGCCGTCGTCCTCGCGGACGGTGGGGACGCCGACGACCTCCAGCGGCAGCGCCAGCTCGCGGACCATCGCCCGGACGAGCGCGAGCTGCTGGTAGTCCTTCTCGCCGAAGAACGCGAGGTCGGGCCGGGTCAGGCCGAACAGCTTGGCGACGACGGTGAGCACGCCGGCGAAGTGGCCCGGCCGCACCGCGCCCTCGAGGACGGAGCCGAGCGGGCCGGGGTCGACGGTGACGCCGAGCGCCGCCGGCGGGTAGACCTCGTCGACCGGCGGGTGGAAGACGACGTCGGCGCCCTCCTCGGTGAGCGCGGCGAGGTCGGCGTCCCAGGTGCGCGGATAGCGGTCGAGGTCCTCGCCGGGGCCGAACTGCGTCGGGTTGACGAAGACCGACACGACGACGCTGCCGGCCCGCTCCCGGGCGGCGCGGACCAGCGCGCGGTGCCCCTCGTGCAGGGCGCCCATCGTCGGGACCAGGGCGACCGGGCCGGGCAGCTGCGCGACGAGCGCGCGCAGGTCCGCGGCGGTCTCGGCGACGGCGGGCCGGGCGCTCACCGCGAGCCCGCGGGGTCGGCGGCCTCGTAGAGCAGGTCGAGCAGCGGCGTGCCCTCGTGCCGCTTGAGCCGCCCCGCGGCCAGCGCGCGCTCGGTGGTCCGCTGCGCCATCACCACGTAGGCGGCCACCGACTCCGGCGCCCGCTCGGTGAGCGTCTCGAGGTGGTCGGCCACCGTGCCGACGTCGCCGCGGCTGACCGGGCCGGTCAGCCCGCGGTCGCCCCGGCGCAGACCGTTGTCGAGCGCGGCGGTGAGCAGCGGGGTGAGCACCCGGGCCGGGGCGTCGACGCCGGCCTCGCGCAGCAGGTCGGCGGCCTCGGCGACGAGGGTGACCAGGTGGTTGGCGCCGGTGACCAGGGCGGCGTGGTAGAGGCGCCGGTCGGCCTCGGCGACGAAGAACGGCTCGCCGCCCATCTCGAGGACCAGGGTCTCG from Geodermatophilus normandii includes these protein-coding regions:
- the panD gene encoding aspartate 1-decarboxylase — encoded protein: MMRTMLKSKIHRATVTQADLHYVGSVTVDEDLLDAADLIPGEQVAIVDVTNGARLETYVIPGQRGTGVIGINGAAAHLVHPGDLVILISYGLMDETEAKSHIPRVVHVDGANRVVELGGDPSAPVPGATDQRRSDLGVPVR